In Phreatobacter stygius, a genomic segment contains:
- a CDS encoding SDR family NAD(P)-dependent oxidoreductase, whose product MLLAGRIAIVTGAGQGNGAAIAKGLAREGAVVVATDIAAETAERTAAEIRAAGGRAEAHGLDVADAAASRALAATIGDSLGAISIVVNNAGICPRHQLDSPDLARLWDQAMDINLRGTLNVSLACLDQLKATKGTIVNIASIAAFVSTATSVSYPVSKAGVKALTQSMAHELARDGVRVNAIAPGTIATAMTEATRLNPERSERFLARIPMGRYGEPEELVGPVVFLASSMSSYVTGTTLVVDGGYLAL is encoded by the coding sequence ATGCTGCTGGCAGGGCGCATCGCCATCGTCACGGGAGCCGGCCAGGGCAATGGCGCGGCCATTGCCAAGGGCCTGGCCAGAGAAGGCGCGGTTGTCGTTGCGACCGATATCGCGGCCGAGACCGCCGAGCGGACGGCAGCCGAGATCCGCGCCGCCGGCGGCAGGGCGGAAGCCCATGGACTCGATGTCGCCGATGCCGCGGCGAGCCGGGCTCTGGCTGCGACAATCGGCGACAGCCTCGGGGCCATCTCCATCGTCGTCAACAATGCCGGCATCTGCCCGCGCCATCAGCTCGACAGCCCGGATCTCGCGCGGCTGTGGGATCAGGCCATGGACATCAACCTGCGCGGCACGCTCAACGTGTCGCTGGCTTGCCTCGACCAGCTCAAGGCGACCAAGGGCACGATCGTCAATATCGCCTCCATCGCCGCCTTCGTCTCGACCGCGACCTCGGTGAGCTATCCGGTTTCGAAAGCCGGCGTGAAGGCCTTGACCCAGAGCATGGCGCATGAGCTCGCCCGCGACGGCGTGCGGGTCAACGCCATTGCGCCGGGCACCATCGCCACCGCCATGACCGAGGCGACCAGGCTCAATCCCGAGCGCTCCGAGCGCTTCCTCGCCCGCATCCCGATGGGCCGTTATGGCGAGCCGGAGGAACTGGTCGGTCCGGTGGTGTTCCTCGCTTCCTCCATGTCGAGCTATGTCACCGGCACGACGCTTGTCGTCGACGGTGGCTATCTGGCGCTCTGA
- a CDS encoding EthD domain-containing protein, with translation MIVRMGLLTRRPDLSEAEFRQHWRAVHGPLAAHLPGLNAYQQNHIVDRRQLAIDHARGGWAIDGISELWFDDAETMRRAIASEAYRPVVEDSAHFLADTRVITGRQQVVVPVADGAGPLIKRMSILRRLDGMSPERFADEWGRVHAPLVREFPGLAGYAQTLITGRQAVPGASSAYEAVPADGIVEMWFRSEADLTAAFRSPAAERAQRHALSFIAEITAFLVEVHHVV, from the coding sequence ATGATCGTCCGCATGGGGCTTCTGACACGGCGGCCCGACCTCTCCGAGGCCGAATTCCGCCAGCACTGGCGCGCGGTCCACGGGCCGCTGGCCGCCCATCTGCCGGGCCTCAACGCCTATCAGCAGAACCATATTGTCGACCGGCGCCAGCTGGCTATCGACCACGCCCGGGGCGGCTGGGCGATCGATGGCATTTCCGAGCTCTGGTTCGACGATGCCGAGACCATGCGGCGCGCCATCGCTTCGGAAGCTTATCGGCCGGTTGTCGAGGATTCCGCCCATTTCCTTGCCGATACGCGCGTCATCACCGGCCGCCAGCAGGTGGTGGTGCCGGTGGCCGACGGGGCGGGGCCGCTGATCAAGCGCATGTCGATCCTGCGCCGCCTGGATGGCATGAGCCCGGAACGCTTCGCCGACGAGTGGGGCAGGGTCCACGCGCCGCTGGTGCGCGAATTTCCCGGTCTTGCCGGTTATGCCCAGACGTTGATCACCGGCCGTCAGGCCGTGCCCGGGGCGAGCTCGGCTTACGAGGCGGTGCCGGCCGACGGCATTGTCGAAATGTGGTTCAGGTCGGAGGCCGACCTGACCGCCGCCTTCCGCTCGCCCGCGGCCGAGCGGGCGCAGCGCCACGCGCTCAGTTTCATCGCCGAGATCACCGCCTTCCTGGTCGAGGTCCACCATGTCGTCTGA
- a CDS encoding NADH:flavin oxidoreductase/NADH oxidase produces the protein MSSDRPGDVGPRLLSPLALRGRTLPNRIVISPMCQHAADNGAASDWHLVHLGKFALGGAGLILTESTAVAAEARIGIRDLGLWSDAHIAPLKRVVDFIHAQNGLIGVQLAHAGRKAGSHALWDGGSAFSVDELATAPGGLQRFGPSAIAAGPEWSAPAEMDEADIAGAIGQFGAAARRAVLAGFDAIELHFGHGYLVASFLSPVSNRRDDGYGGDRAGRMRLGLEIVTRVRAEWPDDRPLFCRISAVDGAEGGWDIGDSIVFACELKRLGVDVIDVSSGGLTEETRRIAVPRGLGFQVDFADRIRREADVVTQTVGMIVDAPQAEALLQAGCADLVAIGREALNDPYWPRRAREQLGLKPDYADWPVRHGAWLDKREQHMGAILDERRQALGRKRHEQ, from the coding sequence ATGTCGTCTGACCGCCCAGGCGATGTCGGACCGCGCCTGTTGAGCCCGCTCGCCTTGCGCGGCCGGACCTTGCCGAACCGCATCGTCATTTCGCCGATGTGCCAGCATGCCGCCGACAATGGCGCGGCCTCCGACTGGCACCTCGTCCATCTCGGCAAATTTGCGCTCGGTGGCGCCGGCCTGATCCTGACCGAAAGCACGGCGGTGGCGGCGGAAGCGCGCATTGGCATCCGCGACCTCGGTCTCTGGTCGGACGCCCATATTGCGCCGCTGAAGCGCGTGGTCGATTTCATCCATGCCCAGAACGGCCTGATCGGCGTGCAACTGGCCCATGCCGGACGCAAGGCCGGCAGCCACGCGTTGTGGGACGGCGGCAGCGCCTTTAGCGTCGATGAACTGGCCACGGCGCCGGGTGGCTTGCAGCGGTTCGGACCCAGCGCCATTGCCGCCGGACCGGAATGGAGCGCGCCGGCCGAAATGGACGAGGCCGACATAGCAGGCGCCATCGGCCAGTTCGGCGCGGCGGCGAGGCGTGCGGTTCTCGCCGGTTTCGACGCGATCGAACTGCATTTCGGCCATGGCTATCTGGTCGCGAGCTTCCTGTCGCCGGTGTCGAACCGGCGTGACGATGGTTATGGCGGCGACCGGGCAGGGCGCATGCGGCTTGGCCTCGAGATCGTCACGCGGGTGCGCGCCGAATGGCCCGACGATCGGCCGCTGTTCTGCCGGATCTCGGCGGTCGACGGCGCCGAAGGCGGCTGGGACATTGGCGATTCCATTGTCTTCGCCTGCGAACTGAAGCGGCTTGGGGTCGACGTCATCGACGTCTCCTCCGGCGGGCTCACCGAGGAGACGCGGCGCATCGCCGTGCCGCGCGGCCTTGGTTTTCAGGTCGATTTTGCCGACCGGATCCGGCGCGAGGCCGATGTGGTCACCCAGACCGTCGGCATGATCGTCGATGCGCCGCAGGCCGAAGCCTTGCTTCAGGCCGGCTGCGCTGACCTCGTCGCCATTGGCCGCGAGGCCCTGAACGACCCCTATTGGCCGCGCCGGGCGCGCGAGCAGCTCGGGCTTAAGCCCGACTATGCCGATTGGCCGGTGCGCCATGGCGCCTGGCTCGACAAGCGCGAGCAGCATATGGGCGCGATCCTCGACGAACGGCGTCAGGCGCTCGGGCGCAAACGACATGAGCAGTGA
- a CDS encoding FAD-dependent oxidoreductase, whose protein sequence is MSSEAMAGTMSATMIECDVLVVGSGAGGLAAAVAAAARGLKVVVAEKASHVGGTTALSGGFMWVPNNPVSRRDGIADTVEAARTYLRHEAGNHFNAECVDAFLASGPEAIDFFETRTKVQFEPASAFSDYHPTEPGGLPGGRSIKARDFRGQELGKQLKRLRPPLPELTFVGLMIGSGPELKHFFNVTRSVRSAAYVAGRLTSHARDLALNGRGMLLTNGNALAARLFASALDFGVDVWTDAPVIRLEHADGAVVGALVQRADGEVLVQTRRGVVLAAGGFPQDLERRRRMFPHDRANDGHYSPAPASNTGDGLRLGEEAGAVVEQGYPNAAAWVPVSRVPRRDGSWGVFPHFIDRAKPGLIAVLPNGRRFVNEANSYHDFCQALFAAGEKDQPARAFLIVDRPFLKRYGLGFVKPFPVPVGPQLRSGYLKVGRSLAELAKATGIDAANLEATVAAWNRDMASGEDHAFGKGSTAYNRFNGDVDVKPNPCLAPIAEAPFYAVEVVVGDLGTFAGLRADGHARVLDDHGEPIPGLYASGNDMASIMGGNYPGGGITLGPALTFGYIAARHLAGAGDLAAAGDLAGAVGAAGSRDTAA, encoded by the coding sequence ATGAGCAGTGAAGCGATGGCCGGAACGATGAGTGCGACGATGATCGAATGCGACGTGCTGGTGGTGGGCTCGGGCGCCGGCGGGCTGGCCGCGGCGGTGGCGGCTGCGGCGCGCGGCCTGAAGGTGGTGGTGGCCGAAAAGGCCAGCCATGTCGGCGGCACGACCGCGCTGTCGGGCGGCTTCATGTGGGTGCCGAACAATCCGGTGTCGCGGCGCGACGGCATCGCGGACACGGTGGAGGCGGCGCGCACCTATCTGCGCCACGAGGCGGGCAACCATTTCAACGCCGAATGTGTCGATGCCTTCCTGGCGAGCGGGCCCGAGGCGATCGATTTCTTCGAGACCAGGACCAAGGTTCAGTTCGAGCCGGCCTCGGCCTTTTCCGACTATCATCCGACCGAGCCGGGCGGCTTGCCCGGTGGCCGCTCGATCAAGGCGCGCGACTTCCGCGGCCAGGAACTGGGCAAGCAACTGAAGCGCTTGCGCCCGCCACTGCCGGAGCTGACTTTTGTTGGCCTGATGATAGGTTCCGGGCCGGAGTTAAAGCATTTTTTCAACGTGACGCGGTCGGTGCGTTCGGCGGCTTATGTCGCCGGCCGGCTGACCTCGCACGCCCGCGATCTCGCGTTGAACGGCCGCGGCATGCTCTTGACCAACGGCAATGCCCTGGCGGCCCGGCTGTTCGCGAGCGCGCTCGATTTCGGCGTCGATGTCTGGACCGACGCGCCGGTGATCCGCCTCGAACACGCCGATGGCGCGGTGGTCGGCGCCCTGGTCCAGCGGGCCGACGGCGAGGTGCTGGTGCAGACGCGGCGTGGTGTGGTGCTCGCCGCCGGCGGTTTCCCGCAGGACCTGGAACGCCGCCGCCGCATGTTCCCGCATGACCGCGCCAATGACGGCCATTATTCGCCGGCGCCGGCAAGCAATACCGGCGACGGTCTCAGGCTCGGCGAAGAAGCCGGCGCCGTGGTCGAGCAGGGTTATCCCAATGCCGCGGCCTGGGTGCCGGTGTCACGGGTGCCGCGCCGCGACGGCAGCTGGGGCGTCTTCCCGCATTTCATCGACCGCGCCAAGCCCGGCCTGATCGCCGTGCTGCCCAATGGCCGGCGCTTCGTCAACGAGGCCAATTCTTACCACGACTTCTGCCAGGCGCTGTTCGCGGCGGGCGAGAAGGACCAGCCGGCACGGGCTTTCCTGATCGTCGACCGGCCGTTCCTGAAACGTTACGGCCTCGGCTTCGTCAAACCGTTTCCGGTGCCGGTCGGGCCGCAGCTCCGTTCCGGTTATCTCAAAGTCGGCCGCAGCCTGGCCGAACTCGCCAAGGCGACCGGCATCGACGCCGCCAATCTGGAGGCGACGGTCGCGGCCTGGAACCGGGACATGGCGTCCGGCGAGGACCATGCCTTCGGCAAGGGCTCGACCGCCTATAACCGCTTCAACGGCGATGTCGACGTCAAGCCGAACCCGTGCCTGGCGCCGATCGCCGAGGCGCCGTTCTATGCGGTCGAGGTGGTGGTCGGCGACCTCGGCACCTTCGCCGGCCTGCGCGCCGACGGCCACGCCCGGGTGCTCGACGATCACGGCGAGCCGATCCCCGGGCTCTATGCCAGCGGCAATGACATGGCGAGCATCATGGGCGGCAATTATCCCGGCGGCGGCATCACGCTCGGGCCGGCGCTGACCTTTGGCTATATCGCCGCCAGGCATCTTGCCGGCGCTGGCGATCTGGCCGCCGCAGGCGATCTGGCCGGTGCCGTCGGGGCGGCGGGCAGCCGGGATACGGCGGCCTGA
- a CDS encoding 3-hydroxybutyrate dehydrogenase — protein sequence MLSGKTAIVTGSTSGIGLGIAKALAKAGANIVINGFGDPAAIEQERASLAGENNVKVTYSGADMAKPEEIADMIGLAADEFGGVDILINNAGIQYVAPIEDFPIEKWNAIIAINLSSAFHTARLAVPEMKKKGWGRIINVASAHALVASPYKSAYVAAKHGIAGLTKTVALEVAEHGITANAICPGYVMTPLVEKQIPEQAAARGISEEAVVRDVLLAAQSTKRFVEVSELAALATFLCSAEAGSITGAIMPVDGGWTAH from the coding sequence ATGCTTTCGGGAAAGACCGCGATCGTGACCGGCTCGACCAGCGGGATCGGGCTCGGCATCGCCAAGGCGCTCGCCAAGGCCGGCGCCAATATCGTCATCAACGGCTTCGGCGATCCGGCCGCCATCGAGCAGGAGCGCGCGAGCCTTGCGGGCGAGAACAATGTCAAGGTCACCTATAGCGGCGCCGACATGGCCAAGCCCGAGGAAATCGCCGACATGATCGGGCTGGCGGCCGATGAATTCGGCGGCGTCGACATCCTGATCAACAATGCCGGCATCCAATATGTCGCGCCGATCGAGGATTTCCCGATCGAAAAATGGAACGCGATCATCGCGATCAACCTGTCGAGCGCCTTCCACACGGCGCGCCTGGCGGTGCCGGAGATGAAAAAGAAGGGCTGGGGCCGGATCATCAATGTCGCCTCGGCCCATGCGCTGGTCGCCTCGCCTTACAAATCGGCCTATGTCGCCGCCAAACACGGCATTGCCGGCCTGACCAAGACGGTGGCGCTCGAGGTCGCCGAGCACGGCATCACCGCCAATGCCATTTGCCCCGGCTATGTCATGACGCCGCTGGTCGAGAAGCAGATCCCGGAACAGGCCGCCGCCCGCGGCATTTCGGAGGAGGCGGTGGTGCGCGACGTGCTGCTGGCGGCGCAATCGACCAAACGTTTCGTCGAGGTCTCGGAGCTCGCGGCGCTCGCGACCTTCCTGTGCTCGGCCGAAGCCGGCTCGATCACCGGCGCGATCATGCCGGTCGACGGCGGCTGGACCGCCCATTGA
- a CDS encoding patatin-like phospholipase family protein: MDAKTPDLKSPVAKGPMARTPVARTKPGAQGLRPDRCDRVALVLQGGGALGAYQAGVYQALHEAGIEPDWVSGVSIGAINAAIIAGNSPARRLDRLRQFWETITERKIWAFTPDGDVFRQARNSMSSMITMVYGQPGFFAPRQQNPWVSFAGSQGATSYYDTAPLKETLKDLVDFSLINEQAMRFSVGAVNVLSGNFIYFDNAREPIEPEHIMASGALPPALPMVKIGTDHFWDGGIVSNTPLQHLLDQEDGLNSLVFQVDLFSSRGVLPRDIQDVMARHKDIMYSSRTRYTTDLFRRMHNLKTQLFQALDKVPDADLTAEQHNLKAELHDLPEITILQLIYQQKAYEGHAKDHEFSGTSMREHWQSGYEDTRRTLQRQDWLDLPPEGAGIVVHDVHREQEG; the protein is encoded by the coding sequence ATGGATGCCAAGACCCCGGATTTGAAGTCCCCGGTTGCCAAAGGCCCGATGGCCAGAACTCCGGTCGCCCGAACCAAGCCCGGGGCGCAGGGGCTGCGCCCCGACCGCTGCGACCGCGTCGCGCTGGTGCTGCAGGGCGGCGGCGCGCTCGGCGCCTACCAGGCCGGCGTCTATCAGGCGCTGCACGAAGCGGGCATCGAACCGGATTGGGTCTCGGGCGTGTCGATCGGCGCCATCAATGCCGCGATCATCGCCGGCAATTCGCCGGCGCGCCGGCTCGACCGTCTGAGGCAGTTCTGGGAGACCATCACCGAGCGCAAGATCTGGGCCTTCACGCCCGATGGCGACGTGTTCCGCCAGGCCCGCAACAGCATGAGCTCGATGATAACAATGGTCTATGGCCAGCCCGGCTTCTTCGCGCCGCGCCAGCAGAACCCCTGGGTGAGCTTTGCCGGCTCGCAGGGCGCGACCAGCTATTACGACACCGCGCCGTTGAAGGAGACGCTCAAGGACCTGGTCGATTTCTCGCTGATCAACGAGCAGGCCATGCGCTTTTCGGTCGGTGCGGTGAACGTGCTGAGCGGCAATTTCATCTATTTCGACAATGCCCGCGAGCCGATCGAACCGGAACACATCATGGCGAGCGGCGCCCTGCCGCCGGCCTTGCCGATGGTCAAGATCGGCACCGATCATTTCTGGGACGGCGGCATCGTCTCCAACACGCCGCTGCAGCACCTGCTCGACCAGGAGGACGGGTTGAACTCGCTGGTCTTCCAGGTCGACCTGTTCAGCTCGCGCGGCGTGCTGCCGCGCGACATCCAGGATGTCATGGCCCGCCACAAGGACATCATGTATTCGTCGCGCACGCGCTACACGACCGACCTGTTCCGGCGCATGCACAACTTGAAGACGCAGCTGTTCCAGGCGCTGGACAAGGTGCCGGATGCCGACCTGACGGCCGAGCAGCATAACCTGAAAGCGGAACTCCACGACCTGCCGGAGATCACCATCCTGCAGCTGATCTATCAGCAGAAGGCCTATGAGGGCCATGCCAAGGATCATGAATTCTCCGGCACCTCGATGCGCGAGCACTGGCAGAGCGGCTACGAGGACACCCGGCGCACGCTGCAGCGCCAGGATTGGCTGGACCTGCCGCCCGAGGGCGCCGGCATCGTGGTCCACGACGTTCATCGCGAGCAGGAAGGCTGA
- a CDS encoding universal stress protein — protein MKDIVVHLDGGAEDETRLSYAEQLATGRGAHITGLYTNVMPDIAMMATPEAAAAATVFTELEQAAKAQGDATAARLLERLTRSGLPVELARCDQRLGELSLAATSAARCADLFIATCPYRGGDGTNWDGLAEAVLSDSGRGTLFVPPGLAAGQPAQRIMIAWRDTHDAARAVAEALPLMAAAARVDLVMVDADPGETGAPAADMARHLARHGAKVDVRAVASDGRSVAQALTDEAGRGAIDLLVMGGYGHSRLREWVLGGTTRDILTTTAIPVLMAH, from the coding sequence ATGAAGGACATCGTTGTGCATCTCGACGGCGGCGCGGAAGACGAGACGCGGCTGTCTTACGCGGAGCAACTGGCCACCGGCCGCGGCGCCCATATCACCGGCCTCTATACCAATGTCATGCCCGATATCGCGATGATGGCGACGCCGGAGGCGGCGGCGGCGGCCACCGTCTTCACCGAACTGGAACAGGCCGCCAAGGCCCAGGGCGACGCCACCGCGGCCAGATTGCTCGAACGCCTGACCCGCTCGGGCCTGCCGGTCGAGCTTGCCCGCTGCGACCAGCGCCTCGGCGAACTGAGCCTGGCGGCAACCTCGGCGGCACGCTGCGCCGACCTGTTCATTGCGACCTGCCCCTATCGCGGCGGCGACGGCACCAATTGGGACGGCCTCGCCGAGGCGGTCCTGTCGGACAGCGGACGCGGCACGCTGTTCGTGCCGCCCGGCCTGGCCGCCGGCCAACCGGCGCAACGGATCATGATCGCCTGGCGCGACACCCATGACGCGGCGCGCGCGGTCGCCGAGGCCTTGCCGCTCATGGCGGCGGCCGCCCGCGTCGACCTCGTCATGGTCGATGCCGATCCGGGCGAGACCGGCGCCCCGGCCGCCGACATGGCCAGGCACCTGGCACGCCATGGCGCCAAGGTCGACGTCAGGGCGGTGGCATCCGACGGCCGCAGCGTCGCCCAGGCGCTGACCGATGAGGCTGGCCGCGGCGCGATCGACCTCCTGGTCATGGGTGGTTATGGCCACTCGCGGCTGAGGGAATGGGTGCTGGGCGGAACCACGCGCGATATTCTGACCACCACCGCGATCCCCGTGCTGATGGCGCACTGA
- a CDS encoding phasin family protein, protein MANQDTKSEHGQSEHAQSGHGQFEHTHDSDALAAMIAAAPTMMQSLLDSQHDVLTASQQMVEETFSFALKRLDAQREFFASLTEAKDPDTLTRLHTAFWNRASADYAGEFKSVAQSVQGMVERLQPPKRAA, encoded by the coding sequence ATGGCGAACCAAGACACCAAATCCGAGCATGGCCAATCCGAGCATGCCCAATCCGGGCATGGCCAATTTGAGCATACCCATGACAGCGACGCCCTGGCTGCGATGATCGCCGCGGCGCCAACCATGATGCAGAGCCTGCTGGACAGCCAGCACGACGTCCTGACCGCCAGCCAGCAGATGGTCGAGGAAACCTTCAGCTTCGCGCTGAAGCGGCTGGACGCGCAACGGGAGTTCTTCGCCAGCCTCACCGAAGCGAAAGATCCCGACACCCTGACCCGCCTGCATACCGCGTTCTGGAACCGGGCGAGCGCCGACTATGCCGGCGAGTTCAAGAGCGTCGCCCAATCGGTTCAAGGCATGGTCGAAAGATTGCAGCCGCCGAAACGCGCCGCGTGA
- a CDS encoding ABC transporter permease translates to MNLHAVKAIYLFEMSRTFRTLLQSIVSPVISTSLYFVVFGAAIGSRITEIEGISYGAFLVPGLIMLMLLTQSVANASFGIYFPRFTGTIYEILSAPISYVEIVIGYVGAAATKSIILGLIILATAGLFVPLQIARPGWMLAFLVLTAVTFSLFGFIIGIWADGFEKLQVIPLLIITPLTFLGGSFYPVSVLPPFWQTVAMFNPVVYLISGFRWSFFGITDVHIGISLGATALMLALCIIAVGWIFKTGYRLKT, encoded by the coding sequence ATGAACCTTCATGCCGTCAAGGCCATCTACCTGTTCGAGATGTCGCGCACCTTCCGCACGCTGCTGCAGAGCATCGTCTCGCCGGTCATTTCGACCTCGCTCTATTTCGTGGTGTTCGGCGCGGCGATCGGCTCGCGCATCACCGAGATCGAGGGCATCAGCTACGGCGCCTTCCTGGTGCCTGGCCTGATCATGCTGATGCTGTTGACGCAGAGCGTCGCCAACGCCTCGTTCGGCATCTATTTTCCGCGCTTCACCGGCACGATCTACGAGATCCTGTCGGCACCGATCTCCTATGTCGAGATCGTCATCGGTTATGTCGGCGCGGCCGCCACCAAGTCGATCATTCTCGGCCTGATCATCCTGGCCACCGCCGGCCTGTTCGTGCCGCTGCAGATCGCCCGGCCCGGCTGGATGCTGGCCTTCCTGGTGCTGACGGCGGTGACCTTCAGCCTGTTCGGCTTCATCATCGGGATCTGGGCCGACGGCTTCGAGAAGCTGCAGGTCATCCCGCTCCTGATCATCACGCCGCTGACCTTTCTCGGCGGCAGTTTTTATCCGGTCAGCGTGCTGCCGCCGTTCTGGCAGACGGTGGCGATGTTCAATCCGGTGGTCTACCTGATCAGCGGTTTCCGCTGGAGCTTCTTCGGCATCACCGACGTGCATATCGGCATCAGCCTCGGCGCCACCGCGCTGATGCTGGCCTTGTGCATCATCGCGGTCGGCTGGATCTTCAAGACCGGCTACCGGCTGAAAACCTGA
- a CDS encoding ABC transporter ATP-binding protein has protein sequence MQPIISVSNLSKTYASGFHALKTINLEIRRGEIFALLGPNGAGKTTLIGIVCGIVNASSGSVAVDGHDISRDYRAARSLIGLVPQELATDTFETVWATVSFSRGLFGKKANPEHITKVLKDLSLWDKKDSKILTLSGGMKRRVLIAKALSHEPQILFLDEPTAGVDVELRKDMWQVIRTLRDSGVTVILTTHYIEEAEEMADRIGVINHGEIILVEDKVELMRKLGKKQLILELAAKLTALPETLAGYGLTLNADGSEMIYSYDDAGERSGIATLLADLNQAGIGFRDLHTTQSSLEDIFVGLVSKKS, from the coding sequence ATGCAGCCGATCATATCCGTCTCGAATCTGTCCAAGACCTACGCCTCCGGCTTTCACGCCCTCAAGACCATCAATCTGGAGATCCGGCGCGGCGAGATCTTCGCCCTGCTGGGTCCGAACGGGGCCGGCAAGACGACGCTGATCGGCATCGTCTGCGGCATCGTCAATGCGTCCTCCGGCTCGGTCGCCGTCGACGGCCATGACATCAGCAGGGACTATCGCGCGGCCCGTTCGCTGATCGGCCTGGTGCCGCAGGAACTGGCCACCGACACGTTCGAGACGGTCTGGGCGACGGTCTCGTTCAGCCGCGGGCTGTTCGGCAAGAAGGCCAATCCCGAACACATCACCAAGGTGCTGAAGGACCTGTCCTTGTGGGACAAGAAGGACAGCAAGATCCTGACCCTGTCCGGCGGCATGAAGCGTCGCGTGCTGATCGCCAAGGCCCTGTCGCACGAACCGCAGATCCTGTTTCTCGACGAGCCGACCGCCGGCGTCGATGTCGAGCTGCGCAAGGACATGTGGCAGGTCATCCGCACGCTGCGCGATTCCGGCGTGACCGTGATCCTGACCACCCATTACATCGAAGAAGCCGAAGAAATGGCCGACCGGATCGGGGTGATCAATCACGGCGAGATCATCCTGGTCGAGGACAAGGTCGAGCTGATGCGCAAGCTCGGCAAGAAGCAGCTGATCCTCGAACTTGCCGCCAAGCTCACGGCGCTGCCCGAGACGCTCGCCGGCTACGGCCTGACGCTCAATGCCGACGGCAGCGAGATGATCTACAGCTATGACGACGCCGGCGAGCGCTCCGGTATCGCGACCCTGCTCGCCGACCTCAACCAAGCGGGCATCGGGTTCCGCGATCTCCACACGACGCAAAGTTCGCTGGAGGACATCTTCGTCGGCCTGGTGAGCAAGAAATCATGA
- a CDS encoding DMT family transporter, translating into MSPTWAWTMLILSGLADVAWAVATKLSDGYSRPGWTAASVAALVVFLGLLTQALKVLPLGTAYAVWTGIGAAGSVAAGLVLFGETMSAYRMAAVAMIIGGVIALKVLPD; encoded by the coding sequence ATGTCGCCGACATGGGCCTGGACGATGCTGATCCTGTCCGGCCTGGCGGATGTCGCCTGGGCCGTCGCCACCAAATTGTCCGACGGCTACAGCCGCCCTGGCTGGACCGCGGCCTCGGTCGCCGCCCTCGTGGTCTTTCTCGGACTGCTGACCCAGGCCCTGAAGGTGCTGCCGCTCGGCACGGCCTATGCGGTCTGGACCGGCATCGGCGCGGCGGGTTCGGTCGCCGCCGGCCTGGTGCTGTTCGGCGAGACGATGAGCGCCTATCGCATGGCTGCCGTGGCGATGATCATCGGCGGCGTCATCGCCTTGAAAGTCCTGCCGGATTGA
- a CDS encoding DMT family transporter, producing MDHLFIPLALVAGGLLAVQAGANAQLAKATGSAFAATTLQLSVGTAVLILVTLATGTFAALAGLTQVAWWHAIGGTASAFYVVATILLFPRLGAVVSVGLIIAGQMLASVALDGFGWLGVPPRGFGVASLAGALVVLAGAAAVVFGQTAGPAGMPRPGWILFALLAGAVLPVQGAVNALLRQDLGAPFAVGAVSFFVATLAMAAVLLLALAFNRQPRPSLTGVAAMPWWGWLGGLAGATYVTTLFTAIPVIGTAAAVGLTVAGQQLASVLVDRNGWFRLAERPVSGLRLAGVVLIIAGVAVLKLA from the coding sequence ATGGACCATCTCTTCATTCCGCTCGCGCTCGTCGCCGGCGGCCTGCTCGCCGTGCAGGCCGGCGCCAATGCACAGCTGGCCAAGGCGACCGGCAGCGCCTTTGCCGCCACCACGCTGCAGCTCTCGGTCGGCACCGCCGTGCTCATTCTGGTGACACTGGCGACCGGTACCTTCGCCGCGCTCGCCGGCCTCACCCAGGTCGCCTGGTGGCATGCGATCGGCGGCACGGCGAGCGCCTTTTACGTCGTCGCGACCATTCTGCTGTTTCCCCGCCTCGGCGCGGTGGTCAGCGTCGGCCTGATCATCGCCGGCCAGATGCTGGCCTCGGTGGCGCTCGACGGCTTCGGCTGGCTCGGCGTGCCGCCGCGCGGCTTCGGCGTTGCGAGCCTGGCCGGCGCCCTCGTCGTGCTGGCCGGCGCCGCCGCCGTGGTCTTCGGCCAGACCGCCGGTCCGGCCGGCATGCCGAGACCCGGCTGGATCCTGTTCGCCTTGCTCGCCGGCGCGGTGCTGCCGGTGCAGGGCGCGGTCAATGCGCTGCTGCGCCAGGATCTCGGCGCGCCTTTCGCGGTTGGCGCCGTCAGCTTCTTCGTGGCAACCCTGGCGATGGCCGCGGTGCTGCTGCTGGCGCTGGCCTTCAACCGGCAGCCGCGCCCGTCGCTCACAGGGGTTGCCGCCATGCCCTGGTGGGGCTGGCTCGGCGGCCTTGCCGGCGCGACCTATGTCACCACGCTGTTCACCGCGATCCCGGTCATCGGCACCGCGGCTGCGGTTGGCCTCACCGTCGCCGGCCAGCAGCTCGCCTCGGTCCTGGTCGACCGCAACGGCTGGTTCCGGCTCGCCGAACGGCCGGTCTCGGGGCTCCGGCTTGCCGGCGTCGTGCTGATCATCGCCGGCGTCGCCGTGCTGAAGCTCGCCTGA